One Chroogloeocystis siderophila 5.2 s.c.1 DNA window includes the following coding sequences:
- a CDS encoding NucA/NucB deoxyribonuclease domain-containing protein: MIVYLSNLDNNPSIQTEDESRRHKRYWLQEYLQELVNKMISKFLRFGIVLSSISLTLWVNGSNPGTSMPLLVSQTTADEIPNNVVISGERIGERVYSNDLDDFSGNSIVTPQVFGIEVTVVRNPISITLYDNSAQDGDIVSVTVNGKTIPGLESVLLTNAGQTFNISLETGVNTVAVHALNEGAASPCTATLVITPSQVVSGGNVLDATLPAGLAKIFTVGFPQIKVPFLKYPESALHILEAQAKGRPRLVTIDRPGAGRRRQQSIKNYLSSGGTPAGRNQDLDEYPQAVFLENGGNADVKPINRSDNRGSGSTIGQQIKPYTKLRSNKVFLDEEKKLE; this comes from the coding sequence TTGATCGTTTATTTAAGTAATCTTGATAATAACCCTAGTATTCAAACGGAGGACGAAAGCAGAAGACACAAAAGATACTGGTTACAAGAGTATCTTCAAGAGTTAGTTAATAAAATGATTTCTAAATTTCTTCGCTTTGGTATTGTCCTCTCTTCAATTAGTTTGACCCTTTGGGTAAATGGTAGTAATCCTGGCACATCTATGCCTCTTCTGGTTTCTCAAACTACTGCTGATGAGATACCAAACAATGTTGTAATATCAGGGGAGAGAATTGGTGAAAGAGTTTATAGCAATGACCTTGATGATTTTTCGGGAAACAGCATTGTTACACCACAAGTTTTCGGTATAGAAGTGACTGTGGTACGTAATCCTATCTCAATTACCCTGTATGACAACTCAGCTCAAGATGGGGACATAGTTAGTGTTACTGTAAATGGGAAAACTATACCAGGGCTGGAGAGCGTATTGTTAACAAATGCTGGTCAGACATTTAATATTTCTCTGGAAACTGGTGTGAATACGGTGGCTGTACATGCGTTGAATGAGGGTGCTGCCTCACCCTGTACGGCAACTTTAGTTATTACACCAAGTCAGGTAGTTTCAGGCGGTAATGTTTTAGATGCTACTTTACCTGCGGGTTTAGCTAAAATCTTTACTGTAGGATTTCCCCAAATAAAAGTACCTTTCCTCAAATACCCTGAATCAGCATTACATATCCTAGAAGCACAAGCAAAGGGGCGTCCTAGACTAGTAACAATTGACCGTCCCGGTGCTGGACGTCGTCGCCAACAATCTATAAAAAATTATCTAAGTTCAGGAGGTACGCCAGCTGGGCGCAATCAAGACCTAGATGAGTACCCGCAAGCAGTGTTCTTAGAAAATGGAGGCAACGCGGATGTTAAACCCATTAACCGTAGTGATAATCGTGGTTCTGGATCAACCATTGGTCAACAAATTAAGCCTTATACCAAGTTGCGGTCTAACAAAGTATTCTTAGATGAGGAAAAAAAGTTAGAGAG
- a CDS encoding TetR/AcrR family transcriptional regulator has product MSKDKEQVIIELLKVFRQYGYEGTTLTRLSQATGLGKASLYHHFPKGKEEMAQAVLNYLDNWMETNIFATLRSHDQPIERIQAMTQKVNELYNGGEHACLLAVLSLESKLFAEEIQNALNCWIRSLAQVLIDAGFEEKLAHQKAEDAILQIQGSLVLVRGLGNTAPFQRVLQRLPEELLRI; this is encoded by the coding sequence ATGTCCAAAGACAAAGAACAAGTCATTATCGAATTACTCAAAGTCTTTCGGCAATATGGTTACGAAGGGACAACATTAACGCGACTTTCACAAGCGACAGGTTTAGGCAAAGCGAGTCTTTACCATCATTTTCCTAAAGGTAAAGAAGAAATGGCGCAAGCTGTTCTCAATTACCTTGACAATTGGATGGAAACGAATATTTTTGCAACGTTGCGCAGTCACGATCAACCAATCGAGCGAATTCAGGCGATGACGCAAAAAGTTAATGAATTGTACAATGGCGGCGAACACGCCTGTCTTCTAGCAGTATTATCACTCGAATCAAAGTTGTTTGCTGAAGAAATTCAGAACGCTTTAAACTGTTGGATTAGGAGTTTGGCACAAGTTTTAATTGATGCTGGATTTGAAGAAAAACTAGCGCATCAGAAAGCAGAAGATGCCATACTGCAAATTCAAGGTTCATTAGTACTAGTACGAGGTTTAGGAAACACAGCACCTTTTCAACGTGTTTTACAACGTTTACCCGAAGAGTTATTGAGGATTTAG
- a CDS encoding pyridoxamine 5'-phosphate oxidase family protein produces METPYHAGELAVQSQAGVQAEAANLGNIIGATIKPAAKDFLQNQRFAIAATIDSNNVCASLLTGKPGFIQAIGDRVVNIQATIPGEALQVGLLVIDFATRRRLRINGKATRKSDDSTDIATQQVYFNCPKYIQRRHLVADDTQLPTASVQDFDSLTVKQQQWITSADTFFIASMHPESGADTSHRGGYPGFIQVLNAKQLVFPDYVGNNMFNTLGNIALNPNSSLLFVDFECSKTLQLTGEASIVWEKERLVEFQIERVRETANATNLRWQFEEYSPFNPVL; encoded by the coding sequence ATGGAAACTCCTTATCACGCCGGAGAACTTGCAGTTCAAAGTCAAGCGGGAGTGCAAGCGGAAGCCGCGAACTTGGGAAATATTATTGGTGCAACAATTAAGCCAGCAGCAAAAGACTTTTTGCAAAATCAAAGATTTGCGATCGCCGCTACTATTGATTCAAATAATGTCTGCGCATCGCTGTTGACTGGAAAACCTGGATTTATACAAGCGATCGGCGATCGCGTCGTGAATATTCAAGCTACAATTCCTGGTGAAGCGTTGCAAGTTGGTTTGTTGGTTATCGATTTTGCAACTCGACGACGTTTAAGAATTAACGGGAAGGCTACGAGAAAATCTGATGATAGTACTGATATCGCAACTCAACAAGTTTATTTCAATTGCCCCAAATATATCCAGCGGCGTCATTTAGTTGCAGATGACACTCAGCTACCTACAGCGTCGGTTCAAGATTTTGATAGTCTCACTGTAAAACAGCAACAGTGGATTACTTCTGCTGATACATTCTTTATTGCCAGTATGCATCCTGAAAGCGGTGCTGATACATCGCATCGCGGCGGATATCCAGGATTTATTCAAGTATTGAATGCGAAGCAACTTGTATTTCCTGATTATGTTGGTAATAATATGTTCAATACTTTGGGTAACATTGCGCTTAATCCAAATTCAAGCTTGTTGTTTGTTGATTTTGAATGTAGTAAGACATTACAACTTACAGGAGAAGCTAGTATTGTTTGGGAAAAAGAACGTCTTGTCGAATTTCAAATTGAACGTGTCCGAGAAACTGCTAATGCCACAAATCTACGTTGGCAATTTGAAGAATATTCACCATTTAATCCAGTATTGTAA
- a CDS encoding PD-(D/E)XK nuclease family protein, whose amino-acid sequence MPSNIDLLPAISAKSIRLEGKQFFVDDKGDRLPSVTTILNATKPQEQRERLFNWRQRVGTEEANKIAGSASRRGTQTHKQIQRYLLGKDTICPENSISYWESIKPVLQDIDTVRLVEGSIFHYDLGYSGKVDCVASYQHTPVLCEWKTADKPKGSIERLYEYPLQIAAYLGAVNHTYQDYGIKLDHALLVVAIPDTPAEVFCFEPPQIQHYWQQWIERVEAYQKLQKLKFDW is encoded by the coding sequence ATGCCGTCAAATATCGATTTATTACCTGCAATTTCAGCAAAATCAATTCGGTTAGAAGGAAAGCAATTTTTTGTGGATGATAAAGGCGATCGCCTACCAAGTGTCACCACAATTCTCAACGCCACCAAACCCCAAGAACAACGCGAAAGACTTTTCAATTGGCGACAGCGTGTTGGTACAGAGGAAGCGAATAAAATCGCAGGAAGTGCAAGTCGTCGAGGTACACAAACACACAAACAAATTCAGCGCTATCTTTTGGGTAAAGATACTATTTGTCCAGAAAATAGCATTTCTTACTGGGAAAGCATCAAACCAGTATTGCAAGATATCGATACTGTGCGCCTAGTTGAAGGCTCGATTTTTCACTACGACTTAGGCTACTCTGGCAAAGTCGATTGCGTCGCCAGTTACCAACATACTCCTGTTCTGTGCGAGTGGAAAACTGCTGATAAACCAAAAGGTTCTATTGAGCGACTTTATGAATATCCCCTACAAATTGCTGCTTATCTTGGAGCCGTCAATCATACTTACCAAGATTATGGCATTAAACTCGATCATGCACTCTTAGTTGTCGCGATTCCAGACACACCAGCCGAAGTTTTTTGTTTTGAACCACCGCAAATTCAACATTATTGGCAACAGTGGATTGAGCGAGTAGAAGCTTACCAAAAATTACAAAAACTAAAGTTTGATTGGTAG
- a CDS encoding glutathione S-transferase family protein — protein sequence MKLYDFPLSGNCHKVRLMLSLLQLDYEIVAVNLTEGEQKSAAFLQLNLLGQVPVLIDNDVVVWDSQAILVYLARRYGGEKWLPTDADSMSKVMQWLSITANNIQNSIAAARLHFLFNTQLDLDLAQQKAHQILQIFNEHLSKRDWLECDRPTIADIACFPYIALAPQGKISLDAYPHVTNWINRIKDLPGYISMPGV from the coding sequence ATGAAATTGTACGATTTCCCCCTGTCAGGCAACTGCCATAAAGTACGGTTAATGCTGTCACTCCTGCAACTCGATTACGAGATCGTCGCTGTCAACTTAACGGAAGGCGAACAAAAATCAGCAGCGTTTTTGCAACTAAATCTGCTAGGGCAAGTACCAGTACTTATTGATAATGACGTGGTAGTTTGGGATTCGCAAGCAATTCTAGTGTATCTGGCGCGGCGCTATGGGGGAGAAAAATGGTTGCCCACAGATGCAGACTCGATGAGTAAAGTTATGCAGTGGTTATCAATAACAGCTAATAATATTCAAAATAGTATAGCTGCGGCTAGATTGCATTTCCTATTTAATACCCAGCTAGATTTAGATTTAGCACAACAGAAAGCACATCAGATTCTACAAATATTTAATGAACACTTGAGTAAGCGTGACTGGTTAGAATGCGATCGCCCAACTATCGCAGATATCGCCTGTTTTCCCTATATTGCGTTAGCACCACAAGGCAAAATTTCTTTAGATGCTTATCCTCATGTCACTAATTGGATCAACCGCATTAAAGATCTTCCTGGTTATATCAGTATGCCAGGTGTTTAA
- a CDS encoding Uma2 family endonuclease, protein MNTVTNVYWTTDDLKLFPDDGNRYEIIDGELFVTKAPHWKHQNVADNVCTELKIWSRQTGLGDAATTPGVIFTDADNVIPDVVWVSNQRLAAILDDAGHLVGAPELVIEVLSPGELQEKRDRQLKLKLYSVQGVQEYWIIDPQKQQVEIYRRDNAVLKLAATLYKEDDLNSPLLPGFSCGVAQIFA, encoded by the coding sequence ATGAATACTGTAACCAATGTCTACTGGACAACAGATGATCTCAAGTTATTTCCAGATGATGGAAATCGCTACGAAATTATTGATGGAGAGTTGTTCGTGACCAAAGCGCCCCATTGGAAACATCAAAATGTTGCTGATAATGTTTGCACAGAGTTGAAAATTTGGTCAAGGCAAACAGGTTTGGGGGATGCTGCTACGACTCCTGGGGTAATTTTTACAGATGCTGACAACGTTATTCCCGATGTAGTATGGGTTAGCAATCAGCGTTTAGCAGCAATACTAGATGATGCAGGGCATTTAGTGGGTGCACCAGAACTCGTTATTGAAGTGTTATCTCCAGGAGAATTACAAGAAAAACGCGATCGCCAACTCAAACTGAAGCTTTATTCTGTTCAAGGCGTACAAGAATATTGGATTATCGATCCTCAAAAGCAGCAGGTAGAAATTTATCGTCGAGATAATGCAGTGTTGAAACTAGCAGCAACACTATATAAAGAAGATGATTTAAATAGTCCTCTTTTACCTGGTTTTAGTTGTGGTGTGGCGCAGATATTTGCTTAG
- a CDS encoding S-layer homology domain-containing protein, which yields MSRIRQLASTLCMVMIIQSPSAIAFFAAPKAIAQTHISPVTSSTSDAIRQVVSAGLMKNYADGQFHPERFINRAELASILVNAFALDTRAAATQENLVEVQDVPASHWAFNNIQTVLKTGIMRGYRGNMFFPNQRVNRAEAFAIFAQAYGVYQFPDDTVAEILTPYPDAASVPTWARRSIATALNEGFVNTDPQGNIRPLQPVTRGDMAYALSRYLVRQQQPGV from the coding sequence ATGTCCCGAATACGTCAGCTTGCTAGTACACTTTGTATGGTGATGATCATTCAAAGTCCAAGTGCGATCGCGTTCTTCGCAGCACCAAAAGCGATCGCGCAAACACATATATCACCTGTAACATCATCTACTTCTGATGCGATCCGACAGGTAGTTTCTGCGGGTTTAATGAAAAACTATGCTGATGGACAATTTCATCCTGAACGATTTATCAATCGCGCTGAACTTGCATCAATTTTAGTGAATGCCTTTGCCCTAGATACACGTGCTGCTGCTACTCAAGAAAACTTAGTGGAAGTTCAAGATGTTCCTGCTTCGCACTGGGCATTTAACAATATTCAAACCGTGCTCAAAACTGGTATTATGCGTGGCTATCGGGGGAATATGTTTTTTCCTAACCAAAGGGTAAACCGTGCGGAAGCCTTCGCGATTTTTGCACAAGCGTATGGAGTTTATCAATTTCCTGATGATACCGTTGCCGAGATTCTTACTCCCTATCCCGATGCAGCATCAGTTCCTACATGGGCAAGACGATCTATCGCCACTGCATTAAATGAAGGATTTGTCAATACTGACCCTCAAGGTAATATTAGACCACTACAGCCAGTGACGCGCGGTGATATGGCTTATGCGCTGAGTAGGTATTTAGTAAGACAACAGCAACCAGGAGTATGA
- a CDS encoding CpcT/CpeT family chromophore lyase has translation MGVNVVNATPAHQVQEVVSHLDGAMDTSAQARANPSAPNVRITTCKVTVKDATAIARPHAVFMYQEQALLQRLSRVLSSAFFTNCTKCR, from the coding sequence ATGGGTGTAAACGTAGTTAACGCTACACCTGCACATCAAGTACAAGAAGTTGTTTCTCATCTTGATGGCGCGATGGACACTTCCGCGCAAGCTCGTGCTAACCCTAGTGCACCAAATGTCCGCATTACGACTTGTAAAGTTACAGTCAAAGATGCTACTGCGATCGCGCGTCCTCATGCGGTTTTTATGTATCAAGAACAAGCACTTTTACAACGCCTTTCGAGAGTCTTATCGTCAGCGTTTTTTACGAATTGCACCAAGTGCAGATAA